A single genomic interval of Vibrio gallicus harbors:
- the punC gene encoding purine nucleoside transporter PunC yields the protein MSVSKLQMGYLALLSMLGFIATDMYLPTFQTLQADFATGPEPIALSLSIFLVGLAVGQLAWGILSDRFGLRSTLALGLAIFTVASIGISLSFTVSQLLVFRFIQAIGVCAPTVIWQAMVIQRYSADDRQRIFASIMPLVALSPALAPQLGVLLNTTLGWESIFVVLAMIGAVLLFVTARQPKEANPVKSVSLKSDLVSLTKNRTFIGNVIIFSMTSAVFFAYLTGMPEIMTQLGYSAKDIGMSFIPQTIAFMVGGYFGKKSVERYGDSKVLPVLLMLFTVAVVAVFVASQSTLTSIWPVLLPFCFVAVANGALYPIVVNRALSSAQNSPATAAGLQNSIQICVSSMASMLVAFFAQQALVATGWTMIFCLVGLAGGILLTRQKNDLVEATAH from the coding sequence ATGTCCGTCAGCAAACTACAAATGGGTTACCTAGCCCTACTCTCTATGCTTGGTTTTATCGCTACCGATATGTACCTACCTACATTCCAAACTCTGCAAGCCGACTTTGCCACAGGCCCTGAACCTATTGCACTGTCTCTAAGCATCTTTTTGGTTGGTCTAGCGGTTGGCCAATTGGCATGGGGTATCCTTTCTGACCGATTTGGTCTACGAAGCACTCTTGCGTTAGGCCTAGCGATCTTTACGGTTGCTTCAATCGGTATTAGCTTAAGCTTCACCGTTTCTCAACTGTTGGTATTTAGGTTTATCCAAGCGATTGGCGTGTGTGCACCCACGGTTATTTGGCAAGCTATGGTGATTCAGCGCTACAGCGCCGATGACCGCCAGCGCATCTTCGCGTCTATTATGCCTCTAGTGGCTTTATCGCCCGCTCTTGCACCTCAGCTAGGTGTGCTTTTAAACACCACATTAGGCTGGGAAAGCATCTTCGTTGTGTTGGCAATGATTGGTGCAGTATTGCTGTTCGTTACCGCTAGACAGCCAAAAGAAGCTAATCCAGTTAAGAGCGTTTCTCTGAAATCTGATCTGGTATCTCTTACCAAAAACCGCACCTTTATCGGCAATGTCATCATATTCTCAATGACCTCTGCGGTATTCTTTGCCTACTTAACCGGTATGCCAGAGATCATGACTCAGCTGGGTTACTCAGCAAAAGACATTGGCATGAGCTTTATACCTCAAACTATCGCCTTTATGGTGGGTGGTTATTTCGGGAAGAAATCTGTAGAGCGCTATGGTGACAGCAAGGTATTGCCAGTACTTCTAATGCTGTTTACGGTGGCTGTTGTCGCGGTATTCGTTGCAAGCCAAAGCACCTTGACCTCTATCTGGCCGGTTCTTTTGCCATTTTGTTTTGTGGCAGTGGCCAATGGTGCGCTTTACCCTATCGTGGTTAACCGTGCGCTATCGAGTGCGCAAAATAGCCCTGCAACAGCGGCTGGACTGCAAAACAGCATACAGATCTGTGTTAGTAGTATGGCAAGCATGCTGGTGGCTTTCTTTGCTCAGCAAGCACTCGTTGCCACTGGCTGGACGATGATCTTCTGTCTTGTCGGTCTGGCGGGCGGAATCCTGCTGACACGTCAAAAGAATGATTTAGTTGAAGCAACCGCTCATTAA
- a CDS encoding transporter substrate-binding domain-containing protein has protein sequence MKTFIIALGILLLSTAQAMADTSRLQQILSSGVLKVGTTGDWNPMTMKNPADNSYRGFDIDVTTELAKDLGVKVEYVATDWKTLVNGITANKYDITGSASLNMSRAKVAGYSQPYFYLAFVPVVPKKDLDKYSDWADFNKPDIKVAATLGTVQEKMVKEFFPEAQHIVIEAPARDFQELLARRANVSVTSNVEAATLVEKFKQLAVVPVAEPKNPTPISMLLPQNDQVWINYVNHWVELKTTQGFFDKTAKKWGLTSL, from the coding sequence ACAACAGATTCTAAGCTCTGGTGTATTAAAGGTAGGCACAACCGGTGATTGGAACCCAATGACCATGAAAAACCCAGCAGACAACAGCTACCGTGGCTTTGATATTGATGTAACCACGGAGCTGGCAAAAGATTTAGGTGTGAAGGTGGAGTATGTAGCCACTGACTGGAAAACTTTGGTTAACGGCATAACAGCCAACAAGTACGATATTACCGGTAGCGCATCACTGAATATGTCTCGCGCGAAAGTAGCAGGCTACAGCCAACCCTATTTCTATTTGGCATTCGTACCAGTGGTTCCGAAAAAAGACCTAGATAAGTATTCTGATTGGGCTGATTTCAACAAGCCTGACATCAAGGTCGCGGCAACGCTAGGTACGGTACAAGAGAAGATGGTAAAAGAGTTCTTCCCTGAAGCACAACACATCGTTATTGAAGCGCCAGCTCGTGATTTTCAAGAGTTATTGGCACGAAGAGCCAATGTATCCGTAACTTCAAATGTTGAAGCCGCAACGCTGGTGGAGAAGTTTAAGCAATTGGCTGTAGTTCCGGTTGCAGAACCAAAGAACCCAACGCCGATCTCTATGCTATTGCCACAAAACGATCAGGTATGGATTAACTATGTGAACCATTGGGTTGAGTTGAAAACGACCCAAGGCTTTTTTGACAAAACCGCTAAGAAATGGGGCTTAACCAGCCTGTAG